One window of Pseudomonas sp. ML2-2023-3 genomic DNA carries:
- the fnr gene encoding fumarate/nitrate reduction transcriptional regulator Fnr, with the protein MSEVLALHIHHLKAACSSCSVLELCLPIGLTGPEVERLDTLIVQRLKVKKGVALYRTGDPLRSLYAVRTGSFKTSMVSVDGREQVTGFHIPGEMLGLDAISADEHVCNALALEDSEVCPIHFAQLEKLAQNLPSLQHNLNKLLSREIVRDHSMLMLMGNMNSDERMAAFLLNLSLRFSTRGYSSRSFVLKMRREEIGSYLGLRLETICRGIAHLRDQGLVSIAGRNVTILDMEGLKQLVAGCHRAPV; encoded by the coding sequence ATGTCAGAAGTCCTAGCTCTGCACATTCACCACCTAAAGGCTGCTTGCTCCAGCTGCAGCGTGCTTGAGCTGTGTTTGCCAATTGGTTTGACCGGGCCGGAGGTCGAACGTCTGGATACACTGATAGTGCAACGCCTCAAGGTTAAAAAAGGGGTGGCGCTCTACAGGACCGGGGATCCACTGCGCTCGCTTTACGCAGTCCGCACAGGTTCATTCAAAACCAGCATGGTGTCAGTCGACGGGCGCGAACAGGTCACCGGTTTTCATATTCCTGGCGAGATGCTGGGGCTGGACGCCATCAGTGCCGATGAGCATGTCTGCAATGCGCTTGCCCTTGAGGACAGCGAAGTGTGCCCTATCCACTTTGCACAACTGGAGAAACTGGCGCAAAACCTGCCGTCGCTGCAGCACAATCTCAACAAGCTTCTTAGCCGCGAAATCGTCCGTGACCACAGCATGTTGATGCTTATGGGCAACATGAACTCTGATGAAAGGATGGCAGCTTTTTTGCTCAACCTGTCGCTGCGTTTCAGTACCCGTGGTTATTCATCCAGAAGCTTCGTGCTGAAAATGCGACGGGAAGAAATCGGCTCCTACCTGGGGTTGCGACTTGAAACCATCTGCCGGGGCATTGCGCACCTGCGCGATCAAGGGCTGGTCAGCATCGCAGGACGAAACGTCACTATCCTGGACATGGAAGGGCTCAAACAACTGGTTGCAGGCTGTCATCGGGCTCCGGTGTGA
- a CDS encoding XRE family transcriptional regulator yields the protein MKTYNESNNLEDLEDVRIAEQRLLEINADRTKTLTLEEVTNLIPVEKTDIPDNVYADIGMANPEEMLRKARIVAQISQVIRRSEGQISRAAGIIRLSETQLTELLLGHFQDYKEVDLMEYLEKLHQDKSFAGAKLGE from the coding sequence ATGAAAACATATAACGAGTCTAACAATCTGGAAGATCTGGAGGACGTTCGTATTGCTGAACAACGACTGTTAGAGATCAATGCAGATCGCACCAAAACTCTAACATTAGAAGAAGTTACCAACCTGATTCCAGTCGAAAAAACGGACATTCCAGACAACGTTTACGCTGATATCGGCATGGCCAACCCCGAAGAAATGCTCAGAAAAGCCCGAATTGTTGCGCAAATCAGCCAAGTGATTAGACGCTCAGAAGGCCAAATTTCAAGGGCTGCGGGGATCATTAGGCTAAGTGAAACACAGCTAACAGAGCTTCTACTCGGGCACTTTCAGGATTATAAAGAGGTAGATTTGATGGAATACCTTGAGAAACTTCACCAAGACAAGAGTTTCGCGGGCGCGAAACTGGGTGAATGA
- a CDS encoding cupin domain-containing protein produces MTRPTEPDPIYALDTPERTRPSNYPQPFASLMLGRSKRPLGDLFNLKNFGVNLIHLPPGSLSALHHSHSQQDEFIYVLEGHPTLLRGDDTLQLAPGMVAGFPAKGLAHHLENRTDAVCVILEVGDRSPGDCVTYPSDDLQAITQADGKWHFAHKDGTPYA; encoded by the coding sequence ATGACTCGCCCCACTGAGCCTGATCCGATCTATGCGCTCGACACCCCAGAGCGAACCCGCCCCAGCAATTACCCGCAGCCCTTCGCTTCCCTGATGCTGGGCCGTTCCAAACGACCCTTGGGAGATCTGTTCAATCTGAAAAATTTTGGCGTGAATCTCATCCACCTTCCCCCGGGGAGCCTTTCGGCGCTTCATCATTCGCACTCGCAGCAGGATGAATTTATCTATGTGCTAGAAGGTCATCCCACCCTGCTTCGAGGGGATGACACGCTGCAACTGGCCCCGGGGATGGTCGCAGGCTTTCCCGCCAAAGGCCTTGCCCACCATCTGGAGAACAGGACGGACGCCGTCTGCGTCATTCTTGAAGTCGGCGACCGCAGCCCTGGCGATTGCGTGACCTACCCCTCTGACGATCTGCAGGCCATTACGCAGGCTGATGGCAAATGGCATTTCGCCCATAAAGATGGCACCCCCTACGCGTGA
- a CDS encoding sensor domain-containing diguanylate cyclase, producing MIETDKQLLLRAFDAASNPVLVTERTGCIVWINKAFCLLSGYSRQELIGKTPHLLASGRQSTSFYRNLWLTILAGLTWQGQMVERRKDGGNCMVNQVITPVLDDHGVVTHFIAILHNVQLMDDERAAMQQLAFHDALTGLPNRSLFLTLLNQSINHAGKHLQSLALMFIDLDHFKSVNDSLGHACGDKLLHAVAERLGQSVRSSDVVSRLGGDEFAIMITGMDTPERVEALGNKLVATMNQPFMIDAHRVEISISVGISLFPVDGACVEELLGHADSAMYQAKRSGGNACCLSMTTRLSA from the coding sequence ATGATCGAAACTGACAAGCAATTACTGTTAAGGGCGTTTGATGCTGCATCTAACCCGGTATTGGTCACGGAGCGGACAGGGTGCATCGTCTGGATCAATAAAGCCTTTTGTCTCCTGAGCGGCTATTCGAGGCAGGAGTTGATTGGCAAAACCCCGCATCTCCTTGCTTCGGGCAGACAAAGTACGAGCTTCTACCGCAATCTGTGGCTGACGATACTGGCAGGTCTGACCTGGCAGGGGCAGATGGTTGAACGGCGCAAGGATGGAGGCAACTGCATGGTAAATCAGGTGATTACTCCAGTGCTCGACGACCACGGCGTTGTGACCCATTTCATCGCCATCCTGCATAACGTCCAACTCATGGATGACGAGCGCGCGGCCATGCAGCAGTTGGCGTTCCACGATGCCCTGACCGGGCTGCCGAACCGTAGTTTATTCCTGACGTTGCTCAACCAGTCGATCAATCACGCCGGTAAACACCTTCAGTCATTGGCGTTAATGTTCATAGACTTGGATCATTTCAAATCCGTTAACGACAGCCTGGGTCACGCTTGTGGGGACAAACTGCTGCATGCCGTGGCTGAGCGTCTTGGCCAGTCTGTTCGCAGTTCCGATGTCGTCTCCCGTTTAGGCGGAGACGAGTTTGCAATCATGATTACCGGCATGGACACGCCGGAGCGGGTTGAAGCTCTGGGCAACAAATTGGTCGCTACGATGAATCAGCCGTTCATGATCGATGCACACCGTGTAGAAATCAGCATCAGCGTCGGCATTAGCTTGTTTCCTGTCGATGGCGCCTGTGTCGAAGAGCTGCTCGGACACGCTGACAGCGCGATGTACCAAGCTAAAAGATCCGGTGGCAACGCCTGTTGTTTGAGTATGACGACCAGGCTCTCTGCCTGA
- a CDS encoding IS3 family transposase (programmed frameshift), whose protein sequence is MTKQRRTFSAEFKREAADLVLKQNYSFIEASRSLSVGESALRRWVDQLQQERTGVTPQSKALTPEQQKIQELEARIARLEREKSIFKKGYRALDVGRSRAYALINQLSVHEPVDCLCEAFEVARSGYYAHRLRRRTPDVERLRLRSRVSELFTQGRSAPGSRSITLMMQEEGEQIGRFKVRRLMRELELVSKQPGSHAYKKATVERPDIPNILNREFDVEAPNQVWCGDITYIWAQGKWHYLAVVMDLYARRVVGWALSEKPDADLVIKALDVAYEQRGKPQGLLFHSDQGSQYGSRNFRQRLWRYRMRQSMSRRGNCWDNAPMERVFRSLKTEWIPTTGYMTGHQAQRDISQYLMHHYNWIRPHQFNDGLAPAKTEEKLKTVSGMS, encoded by the exons ATGACCAAACAACGCCGTACCTTTTCCGCTGAATTCAAACGCGAGGCTGCCGACCTCGTGCTCAAGCAAAACTACAGCTTCATCGAAGCCAGTCGTTCACTGAGTGTTGGTGAGTCGGCGCTGCGCCGCTGGGTCGACCAGCTTCAGCAAGAGCGCACCGGCGTCACGCCCCAGAGCAAGGCCCTGACACCAGAGCAGCAAAAAATCCAGGAGTTGGAAGCTCGGATTGCTCGCCTCGAGCGCGAGAAATCAATAT TTAAAAAAGGCTACCGCGCTCTTGATGTCGGAAGATCTCGAGCGTACGCGCTGATCAATCAGCTAAGCGTCCATGAGCCTGTTGACTGCTTGTGCGAGGCGTTTGAGGTCGCTCGTTCGGGGTACTACGCGCATCGTCTAAGGCGGCGAACACCAGATGTTGAGCGGCTCAGGCTGCGTAGCCGAGTGAGCGAGTTGTTCACCCAGGGCCGAAGTGCTCCCGGCAGTCGAAGCATCACGTTGATGATGCAAGAAGAAGGTGAGCAAATTGGACGGTTTAAGGTACGCAGGCTGATGCGTGAGCTGGAGTTGGTCAGCAAGCAGCCAGGATCACACGCCTATAAAAAGGCGACAGTCGAGCGGCCGGATATCCCAAATATATTGAACCGAGAATTTGATGTCGAAGCGCCCAACCAGGTCTGGTGCGGCGACATCACCTACATCTGGGCACAGGGGAAATGGCACTACCTTGCGGTTGTCATGGATCTTTACGCTCGCCGAGTGGTGGGCTGGGCGTTATCAGAAAAGCCGGATGCAGACTTGGTGATCAAGGCGTTGGATGTGGCTTACGAGCAGCGTGGCAAGCCGCAAGGCCTGCTATTTCACTCAGACCAGGGATCCCAATATGGCAGCCGCAACTTTCGCCAGCGGCTGTGGCGTTATCGCATGCGTCAGAGTATGAGCCGCCGAGGAAACTGCTGGGATAATGCGCCGATGGAGCGGGTTTTTCGCAGCTTGAAAACAGAGTGGATACCAACCACTGGCTACATGACCGGCCACCAGGCTCAGAGAGATATTAGCCAGTACCTGATGCATCACTACAACTGGATCCGACCTCATCAATTTAACGATGGATTGGCCCCAGCGAAAACGGAAGAAAAACTCAAAACCGTGTCCGGGATGAGTTGA
- a CDS encoding Lpp/OprI family alanine-zipper lipoprotein yields the protein MRKYLSTSLLALMLITTAGCSHQHEQEWNARLESAEDNAATARLRADEAYLKAEQAQQAADEANQRARPTAPKVSPHR from the coding sequence ATGCGTAAATACCTGTCCACCTCATTGCTGGCTTTAATGCTGATAACAACCGCTGGGTGCAGTCATCAGCATGAACAGGAGTGGAACGCGCGTCTAGAGTCTGCAGAGGACAACGCGGCAACCGCGCGCTTGCGTGCTGACGAAGCCTACTTAAAGGCCGAACAGGCCCAGCAGGCTGCCGACGAAGCCAATCAGCGAGCCCGACCTACAGCCCCGAAGGTATCGCCGCACAGATGA
- a CDS encoding GNAT family N-acetyltransferase — protein MLTVKEHNDQAAAAYAWPGGEHWIEALGDGRHVLIRPLTENDREREVAFVKRLSPESRHMRFLTQVNEPGAAMLDQLMDIDNHDRMAYIALVHENGSLIEIGISRYAATGEDECECAITVADDWQHLGLGTLLMEHLIKAARKNGFTSMYSLDASSNNLMRQLASALGFKTHSDPDDPHQVIHHLDL, from the coding sequence ATGCTGACTGTAAAAGAGCACAACGACCAGGCTGCTGCAGCCTACGCTTGGCCAGGTGGAGAACACTGGATTGAAGCGCTCGGGGATGGTCGGCACGTATTGATTCGGCCACTGACGGAAAATGACCGGGAGCGGGAAGTCGCCTTTGTCAAACGTCTGTCCCCCGAGTCCCGGCATATGCGCTTTCTCACACAAGTAAATGAGCCGGGCGCTGCCATGCTCGACCAATTGATGGACATCGATAATCACGACCGTATGGCTTACATCGCACTGGTCCACGAAAATGGCAGCCTGATCGAGATAGGCATCAGCCGCTATGCAGCAACGGGCGAGGATGAATGTGAATGTGCGATAACTGTCGCGGATGACTGGCAGCATCTGGGGCTGGGCACGCTCTTGATGGAGCATTTAATCAAGGCCGCTCGCAAGAACGGTTTTACCTCTATGTATTCCCTTGATGCCTCCAGCAACAACCTTATGCGTCAGTTGGCTTCAGCGCTGGGCTTCAAGACCCATAGCGATCCCGACGACCCGCACCAAGTTATCCATCACCTTGATCTTTAA
- a CDS encoding diguanylate cyclase domain-containing protein, translating to MPKKYYLLLKPSKMLNSIVTRLLLVALCIVIFGAVIREYALTKFLHEELSTVVKKQQLALATYVAHDIDRKITQRQMLIQRLAASLPIDLIAQPGKLSVWLKEHYEYQVLFSAGLFIVSPDGQLLAGYPAQKGQATAHYSNRDYIEAGRAGRSLIGRPELTGGVKEPMLPIAAPIFNDTGKVQSILVGFTALAAPGFMELLLNKSMDNPVGWVKVVFPKDKMLVTFSALGITLKSTPAPGINALYDSAAAGFRGAGLTTNSEGIEVVSAMVSVPSTGWFVVASVPSKEAFSLVSRVQIFLIKGAVAAIFLFAILSSVGLYIVFRHLFHAVAQADRMTRDEIPLAPIPVVYNDEIGHLITAFNRLLLKLDENQADRKRIALHDPLTGLPNRAYLSARLRQVLALAKRQHTVVALLFMDLDGFKYINDTLGHEAGDEVLRQVTKRFSSIIRESDTLARIGGDEFIVVATDLGDNAEDTAHTIAAKCIDALCSPFFIAGEVCVVGVSIGIALGDGDSSSDELLLAADQVMYQVKKAGRGRYMACRV from the coding sequence ATGCCTAAAAAATATTATTTGCTGTTAAAACCCTCAAAAATGTTGAATAGCATTGTCACACGACTGCTATTGGTGGCGTTGTGTATTGTCATTTTTGGTGCTGTCATACGCGAGTATGCGCTGACCAAATTTCTGCATGAAGAGTTGAGCACAGTCGTAAAAAAGCAACAGTTAGCGCTTGCCACTTATGTTGCTCATGATATTGATAGAAAAATCACCCAGCGTCAGATGTTGATTCAGCGTCTTGCTGCATCATTACCCATTGATCTCATCGCCCAGCCTGGGAAGTTGAGTGTTTGGCTCAAAGAGCATTACGAGTACCAGGTTCTATTCTCTGCAGGATTATTCATCGTCAGCCCGGACGGTCAGTTGCTCGCGGGTTATCCCGCCCAGAAGGGACAAGCAACCGCTCACTATTCTAATCGGGATTACATTGAAGCGGGGCGTGCCGGCCGTTCGCTCATCGGTCGCCCCGAACTGACGGGGGGCGTCAAGGAACCGATGTTACCTATAGCGGCGCCTATTTTTAACGATACCGGTAAAGTGCAGTCTATATTAGTCGGCTTTACCGCGCTGGCTGCGCCTGGATTTATGGAGTTATTGCTCAACAAAAGCATGGATAATCCAGTAGGCTGGGTAAAAGTAGTATTCCCGAAAGATAAAATGCTCGTCACGTTTTCAGCGCTTGGCATAACACTTAAATCAACACCAGCCCCGGGCATCAACGCACTTTATGACAGTGCCGCTGCTGGGTTTCGTGGCGCGGGACTGACGACTAACTCGGAAGGTATTGAAGTTGTTTCGGCCATGGTATCTGTGCCGAGTACGGGCTGGTTTGTTGTAGCCAGTGTGCCAAGCAAAGAAGCGTTTTCATTAGTGAGTCGCGTTCAGATTTTTTTGATTAAAGGTGCCGTGGCGGCAATTTTCTTATTCGCCATTTTGTCATCAGTCGGACTGTATATTGTTTTTCGTCATCTGTTCCACGCCGTCGCCCAGGCTGACCGCATGACACGGGATGAAATACCACTGGCCCCGATACCCGTTGTTTACAACGATGAAATTGGACATCTGATTACGGCTTTCAATCGCTTGCTGCTCAAGCTGGACGAGAATCAGGCAGACCGAAAAAGAATTGCTCTTCATGACCCGCTCACAGGTTTACCCAACAGAGCCTATCTCTCTGCACGGCTGCGACAAGTGTTGGCTCTGGCAAAAAGGCAACATACGGTTGTGGCGTTGTTATTCATGGATTTGGATGGCTTTAAATATATTAATGACACCCTGGGTCATGAGGCCGGGGACGAGGTTTTGCGCCAGGTAACGAAGCGTTTTTCAAGCATCATAAGGGAAAGCGATACGTTGGCACGGATCGGAGGCGATGAATTTATCGTTGTTGCAACTGATCTTGGCGATAACGCAGAAGATACCGCACACACAATAGCGGCCAAATGCATTGACGCACTATGTTCTCCTTTTTTTATTGCAGGAGAGGTTTGCGTCGTGGGCGTTTCGATAGGAATTGCTCTAGGTGATGGGGATAGCTCTTCGGATGAGCTTCTATTAGCAGCTGATCAGGTTATGTACCAAGTCAAAAAAGCCGGGCGTGGCCGGTACATGGCCTGCCGGGTCTAA
- a CDS encoding universal stress protein, translating into MSEQSRFMLVVSPLMQSNLAFERAAALAKASAAALHIVAFDYLEGLATASLVNEQALEQMRLGYVERHRQWLEDQARRLRNIGVHVTTEVVWVQSPLQEILIHLKEQPMNALIKALEHESLLSRVMFTPLDIHLLRECPVPIHFVSHVVHALPRKIVAAVDPFHRDGWYEGFNDRIVREAAKLADTCNAELDVIYAHDLSSHQTKEFGFETALTLFSSAKAQALFNAQADAFRKLSERNGIAPERQHMIVGNPAKVLSGYAEAYDIDVIVMGRIGSRAMGRLVGDTVEHLLYKMPCSVWVVSPQTLAD; encoded by the coding sequence ATGTCTGAGCAATCACGTTTCATGCTGGTCGTTTCTCCATTGATGCAAAGCAACCTCGCTTTCGAGCGGGCCGCAGCCTTGGCCAAGGCTTCGGCGGCGGCACTGCATATTGTGGCGTTCGATTATCTGGAGGGGCTTGCGACCGCGAGTCTGGTCAACGAACAAGCACTTGAACAAATGCGATTAGGCTATGTCGAGCGCCATAGACAGTGGCTTGAGGATCAAGCTCGCCGGTTGCGCAATATCGGCGTGCATGTCACCACAGAGGTGGTATGGGTGCAGAGTCCTTTGCAGGAAATCCTTATTCACCTTAAGGAACAGCCGATGAATGCACTGATAAAGGCACTGGAGCATGAATCCCTCCTTTCACGTGTGATGTTTACCCCTCTAGATATTCATCTGCTACGTGAATGCCCTGTGCCGATACATTTTGTAAGCCATGTAGTGCACGCGTTGCCCCGCAAGATCGTTGCTGCAGTCGATCCTTTTCATCGTGATGGATGGTACGAAGGTTTCAACGACAGAATTGTGCGCGAGGCTGCAAAGCTGGCGGACACCTGTAATGCCGAGCTTGACGTTATTTATGCCCATGATCTTTCATCCCATCAAACGAAAGAGTTCGGCTTTGAAACCGCGCTGACACTATTTTCTTCAGCTAAAGCTCAGGCCCTGTTCAACGCCCAGGCCGATGCTTTTCGCAAGCTGAGCGAGCGCAATGGTATTGCGCCAGAACGCCAGCACATGATAGTTGGTAACCCGGCCAAAGTTCTATCCGGCTACGCTGAGGCTTATGACATCGATGTCATTGTCATGGGGCGTATCGGTTCTCGCGCTATGGGCCGACTGGTGGGCGATACAGTGGAGCATTTGTTGTACAAAATGCCGTGCAGTGTCTGGGTGGTTTCCCCTCAAACTCTGGCTGATTAA
- a CDS encoding IS630 family transposase, which translates to MPRPIAPFALQPADVLTLQGWLRMSTLEQSLAQRARILLLLNEGVTPIAICGQLLITTPTVFKWRKRYLASGIDGLNDLPRSGQPLKLGAEKVKEILTLTTHRVPKEATHWSVRLMAKYARVTTWQVRQIWAASDLKPHRLKTFKISNDPHFAEKVIDVVGLYLSPPDNAMVLSVDEKTQIQALDRTQPMLQLRPGQIERRTHDYKRHGTASLYAAFDIMTGEVMGRITQRHRAKEFLDFLRQIDKNTPAELDLHVILDNSSTHKTPAIKAWLEKHPRFKLHFTPTSASWLNAVEGWFSQLERRALYRGVFTSVTDLKVAIRQFITAHNEHSAKPFKWTKTAAAIISSVHMAKLSVMKNKLMN; encoded by the coding sequence ATGCCTCGTCCAATTGCTCCCTTTGCACTACAGCCCGCCGACGTTCTTACGCTTCAAGGTTGGCTGCGCATGAGTACGCTGGAGCAGAGCCTTGCTCAGCGGGCGCGGATACTGCTTTTGCTCAATGAAGGGGTGACGCCCATTGCCATCTGTGGGCAATTACTGATCACGACACCGACCGTGTTCAAGTGGCGAAAGCGTTATCTGGCGTCGGGCATCGACGGCCTGAACGACCTGCCGCGTAGCGGTCAGCCTTTGAAGCTGGGTGCTGAGAAAGTCAAAGAAATCCTGACCCTGACAACGCACCGGGTTCCCAAGGAAGCAACGCACTGGAGCGTCCGGTTGATGGCCAAGTACGCTCGCGTTACCACCTGGCAAGTCCGGCAGATATGGGCTGCGTCGGATCTCAAGCCGCACCGACTGAAGACATTCAAGATCAGCAACGATCCGCACTTCGCTGAGAAGGTCATCGATGTGGTCGGGCTGTACCTGAGCCCTCCGGACAACGCCATGGTGCTGTCGGTTGACGAGAAAACTCAGATCCAGGCGTTGGATCGTACTCAGCCAATGCTGCAACTTCGGCCTGGGCAGATCGAGCGGCGAACCCATGATTACAAGCGCCATGGCACGGCGAGCTTGTACGCCGCGTTCGACATCATGACCGGTGAAGTAATGGGCCGGATTACCCAGCGGCACCGGGCCAAGGAGTTCCTGGATTTCCTCCGGCAGATTGATAAGAACACGCCTGCCGAGTTGGATCTCCATGTGATCCTGGATAACAGTTCGACCCACAAAACCCCAGCGATCAAGGCCTGGCTGGAAAAACATCCGCGCTTCAAGCTGCACTTCACGCCGACCAGTGCGTCCTGGCTAAACGCGGTGGAAGGCTGGTTTTCACAGCTGGAGAGACGCGCACTGTATCGAGGTGTCTTCACCAGTGTTACTGATCTGAAAGTCGCGATCCGCCAGTTCATTACTGCTCATAACGAGCATTCAGCCAAGCCGTTCAAGTGGACAAAGACCGCAGCGGCCATCATCAGCTCGGTACATATGGCAAAGCTGAGTGTGATGAAGAATAAGCTAATGAACTAA